From a single Kitasatospora azatica KCTC 9699 genomic region:
- a CDS encoding DUF503 domain-containing protein: MFVGTLTFDLLLGDVHSLKEKRSIVRPIVAELQRKYSVCAAEVGNQDLHRRAEIGLAVVSGEHRFVTEILDSCERLVAGRPEVQLLSARRRYYGDEDD, translated from the coding sequence ATGTTCGTGGGAACACTCACCTTCGACCTGCTCCTCGGCGACGTTCACTCGTTGAAGGAGAAGCGATCGATCGTGCGGCCCATCGTGGCCGAACTGCAGCGCAAGTACAGCGTGTGCGCCGCAGAAGTCGGGAACCAGGATCTGCACCGCCGGGCCGAGATCGGCCTCGCGGTCGTCTCGGGCGAACACCGGTTCGTCACCGAGATCCTGGACAGCTGTGAGCGGCTGGTCGCCGGCCGCCCCGAAGTGCAGTTGCTCTCCGCGAGGAGGCGCTACTACGGCGACGAGGATGATTGA
- the rbfA gene encoding 30S ribosome-binding factor RbfA → MTDTARARKLADRIQVVVAQTLERRIKDPRLGFVTITDTRVTGDLREATVFYTVFGDETEREATAAALESAKGVLRSEVGKQTGVRFTPSLTFVADALPDNARQIDDLLDKVRVSDAAVRTAAAGAQYAGEADPYKAPARDDADEDE, encoded by the coding sequence GTGACCGACACCGCAAGGGCGCGCAAGCTCGCCGACCGTATCCAGGTGGTCGTCGCCCAGACCCTGGAGCGGCGCATCAAGGATCCGCGGCTGGGCTTCGTGACCATCACCGACACCCGCGTCACCGGCGACCTGCGGGAGGCCACGGTCTTCTACACGGTCTTCGGCGACGAGACCGAGCGGGAGGCCACGGCGGCCGCGCTGGAGAGCGCCAAGGGCGTGCTCCGGTCCGAGGTCGGCAAGCAGACCGGGGTGCGCTTCACCCCGTCGCTGACCTTCGTCGCGGACGCGCTGCCGGACAACGCCCGACAGATCGACGACCTGCTCGACAAGGTGCGGGTCTCGGACGCGGCGGTGCGCACCGCCGCCGCCGGGGCGCAGTACGCCGGTGAGGCCGACCCCTACAAGGCGCCGGCCCGCGACGACGCGGACGAGGACGAGTAG
- a CDS encoding DHH family phosphoesterase: MAVEPAAAGSARASGTTEVADALAVLPGQRAQSPGGFEPCPGGFDAVWEQVLADIGRATEIDLICHIVPDGDALGSALAAGLALRALGHRVRVSFGDDPQIIPESLSFLPGQELIVPAAEVPAQPDLVLCFDVASEGRLGLLHQKAFAARTLVVIDHHASNPGFGTHRLIDPSAPATAVLVDELLRRLGVRLDQELATCLYTGVATDTGSFKYAATTPQTHELAGRLLATGIRHDLISRQLWDTSSFGYLKVLAAALDRAVYEPEAVDGRGLVWTWVPYQDLALYSVTVEEIEGLIDILRRPAEAEVALVLKQDPDGTLRGSCRSKGAVDVAAACQELGGGGHVYAAGFSVREDVPSTVARFRSALG; the protein is encoded by the coding sequence ATGGCAGTTGAGCCGGCGGCGGCCGGTTCGGCGAGGGCGTCCGGCACCACTGAGGTGGCGGACGCCCTCGCGGTGCTTCCGGGGCAGCGCGCGCAGTCACCGGGCGGCTTCGAGCCGTGCCCGGGCGGCTTCGACGCGGTCTGGGAGCAGGTGCTCGCGGACATCGGGCGGGCCACCGAGATCGACCTGATCTGCCACATCGTCCCCGACGGGGACGCGCTCGGCTCGGCGCTGGCCGCCGGACTGGCGCTGCGGGCGCTCGGGCACCGGGTCCGGGTCTCCTTCGGCGACGATCCGCAGATCATCCCCGAGTCGCTCTCCTTCCTGCCCGGGCAGGAGCTGATCGTGCCGGCCGCGGAGGTGCCGGCCCAGCCGGACCTGGTGCTCTGCTTCGACGTGGCCTCCGAAGGACGGCTCGGCCTGCTGCACCAGAAGGCCTTCGCGGCGCGCACCCTGGTGGTGATCGACCACCACGCCTCCAACCCGGGCTTCGGGACGCACCGGCTGATCGACCCGAGCGCGCCGGCCACTGCCGTGCTGGTGGACGAGCTGCTGCGCCGGCTCGGGGTGCGGCTCGACCAGGAGCTGGCCACCTGCCTGTACACGGGGGTCGCCACCGACACCGGGTCGTTCAAGTACGCGGCCACCACGCCGCAGACCCATGAGCTGGCCGGGCGGCTGCTGGCCACCGGGATCCGGCACGACCTGATCTCCCGCCAGCTCTGGGACACCTCCTCCTTCGGCTACCTGAAGGTGCTGGCCGCCGCGCTGGACCGGGCGGTCTACGAGCCCGAGGCGGTCGACGGGCGCGGGCTGGTGTGGACCTGGGTGCCCTACCAGGACCTGGCGCTGTACAGCGTCACCGTCGAGGAGATCGAGGGCCTGATCGACATCCTGCGCCGCCCGGCCGAGGCCGAGGTGGCGCTGGTGCTCAAGCAGGACCCGGACGGCACGCTGCGCGGCTCCTGCCGCTCGAAGGGTGCGGTCGACGTGGCGGCGGCCTGCCAGGAGTTGGGCGGGGGCGGGCATGTGTACGCGGCCGGGTTCTCGGTGCGCGAGGACGTGCCGAGCACCGTGGCGCGGTTCCGGTCCGCGCTCGGCTGA
- the truB gene encoding tRNA pseudouridine(55) synthase TruB, giving the protein MKRKGTGPDGLVIVDKPEGITSHGVVARMRRLAGTRKVGHAGTLDPMATGVLVIGVERATRLLGHLMLTAKTYTATIRLGQTTITDDREGEVTESTPVTGVSREAIDAEIVKLTGEIMQVPSKVSAIKIDGKRSYHRVREGEDFEIPARPTTVHSFTVHELREAVAEDGTAVLDLDVTVECSSGTYIRALARDLGAALGVGGHLTALRRTKVGPYEVSSAHTLEQLEEQLSVLPIAEAAAAAFPRWDIGEEDAKRLSTGIRLKAPGLGVDGPIAVFGPDGTFLALVEEQGGQARPVAVFVG; this is encoded by the coding sequence ATGAAGCGCAAAGGCACCGGCCCCGACGGTCTGGTCATCGTGGACAAGCCCGAAGGCATCACCTCGCACGGGGTGGTCGCCCGGATGCGGCGGCTGGCGGGGACCAGGAAGGTCGGCCACGCCGGCACCCTGGACCCGATGGCCACCGGCGTGCTGGTGATCGGTGTGGAGCGGGCCACCCGGCTGCTCGGGCACCTGATGCTGACCGCCAAGACCTACACGGCGACCATCCGGCTCGGCCAGACCACGATCACCGACGACCGCGAGGGCGAGGTCACCGAGTCCACCCCGGTCACCGGTGTCAGCCGGGAGGCGATCGACGCCGAGATCGTCAAGCTGACCGGCGAGATCATGCAGGTGCCCTCCAAGGTCAGCGCGATCAAGATCGACGGGAAGCGGTCCTACCACCGGGTCCGCGAGGGCGAGGACTTCGAGATCCCCGCGCGGCCGACCACGGTCCACTCCTTCACCGTGCACGAGCTGCGCGAGGCGGTCGCCGAGGACGGCACGGCGGTGCTCGACCTGGACGTCACCGTCGAGTGCTCCTCCGGTACGTACATCCGCGCGCTGGCCCGGGACCTGGGCGCCGCGCTCGGCGTCGGCGGGCATCTGACCGCGCTGCGGCGCACCAAGGTCGGCCCGTACGAGGTCTCGTCCGCGCACACGCTGGAGCAGCTGGAGGAGCAGCTCAGCGTGCTGCCGATCGCCGAGGCCGCGGCGGCCGCGTTCCCGCGCTGGGACATCGGCGAGGAGGACGCTAAGCGGCTCTCCACCGGGATCAGGCTGAAGGCGCCCGGTCTCGGGGTGGACGGGCCGATCGCGGTCTTCGGACCGGACGGGACCTTCCTGGCGCTGGTCGAGGAGCAGGGCGGCCAGGCCAGGCCGGTGGCGGTTTTCGTCGGGTAG